A window from Chitinophaga filiformis encodes these proteins:
- the dnaE gene encoding DNA polymerase III subunit alpha, with protein sequence MIFSHLHVHTQYSLLDGAADIKSLYKKAMASNQPALAITDHGNMFGVFQFVAEAYNNKLNPEDPKDKRLKVKPIVGCEFYVVENRFKRAFTREEKDIRNHQVLLAKNDEGYRNLIKLCSLGYMEGLYGKYPRIDKELILQYHKGLIATTCCLGASVPRAILKKGEEAGEEEFKWWLDIFGEDYYVELQRHGIPEQEKVNESLIKFAAKHNVKIIASNDSHYVDQADANAHDILLCINTGEKKSTPTMKDFSDDDVSMKNRRFAFYNDQFYFKTTEEMSALFHDLPQAIDNTNEIVDKVELLDLKRDILLPNFPIPPPFLTQDQYLRHLTMEGAHKKYTEVTPEVEERLNFELQVIENMGFAGYFLIVSDFIKAGRDLGVFIGPGRGSAAGSAVAYCIGITNIDPIKYNLLFERFLNPERKSMPDIDTDFDDEGRQKVIDYVVQKYGKNQVAQIITYGTMAAKMSIKDVARVMDLPLAESNMLAKMVPDKPGIQLDRIFNAPIDEGEKSLAEKEGLGPEDLENVKRLRELIKGQDLQGEVLREACVLEGSVRNTGIHAAGIIIAPKDLYDLIPVSTAKDSDLLVTQFEGSIIESAGVIKMDFLGLKTLTIIKGALELIKANHGIEISIDDIPLDDAKTYELYQKGETNATFQFESAGMQKYLRELKPDRFDDLIAMNALYRPGPLEYIPLFIRRKHGLEETVYDLPEMEEYLNDTYGITVYQEQVMLLSQKLANFSKGDADVLRKAMGKKQKAVLDKMKKQFMEGCAANGHDLKVCDKVWTDWEAFASYAFNKSHSTCYAFVAYQTAYLKAHYPAEYMAAVLNNASNIEKITFFMEEAKRMGIDVLPPDVNESFKGFAVNKQGAIRFGLAGLKGVGEAAVENILEERQKGGAYKNIFEMIKRVNQRAVNKKSLEALAMSGAFDCFPELHRAQYFHKPENDTTTGLDKIVKFGQQVSAGAATSMSSLFGAEDMPDIEPPKIPPCDPWPLILKLNNEREVTGIYISGHPLDDYRFESRHYHMNTVQELVEYQADLVTPGNARAGRERNFRLAVYVTGAQERISRNNRQFGIMTIEDYTGKFEFALWSEDFIRFAPYLKTGLCLFINGGFKAKRFNDAEYEFKVNGIQLLQEVKKTHTKKVTLVTMPKFITRELVDFLVDNIAKYPGASELFLQLIDRDDQMTVKLHTFNKHIEMNDELAHFLSKQPDIDVYIDTINK encoded by the coding sequence ATGATCTTTTCCCACTTACACGTTCATACACAGTATTCTCTGCTGGATGGTGCAGCAGACATCAAATCATTGTACAAGAAAGCTATGGCCAGCAATCAGCCGGCCCTGGCCATCACGGACCATGGTAACATGTTCGGCGTGTTCCAGTTTGTGGCTGAAGCTTATAACAACAAGCTGAATCCGGAAGATCCGAAGGATAAAAGGCTCAAGGTAAAACCGATAGTTGGCTGCGAGTTCTACGTGGTGGAAAATCGCTTCAAACGCGCCTTTACCCGTGAGGAAAAAGATATCCGTAATCACCAGGTGCTGCTGGCCAAAAATGATGAAGGTTACCGTAACCTCATCAAATTATGCTCACTGGGCTATATGGAAGGCCTGTACGGTAAATATCCCCGTATTGACAAAGAACTGATCCTCCAGTATCATAAGGGGCTTATTGCCACTACCTGCTGTCTGGGTGCTTCCGTGCCCAGGGCGATCCTGAAAAAGGGTGAAGAAGCGGGTGAAGAAGAATTCAAATGGTGGCTGGACATTTTCGGTGAGGACTATTATGTTGAATTACAACGCCATGGTATTCCCGAACAGGAGAAAGTGAATGAATCCCTCATCAAGTTTGCCGCCAAGCATAATGTAAAGATCATTGCGTCCAACGACTCCCACTATGTGGACCAGGCCGACGCCAATGCGCACGACATCCTGCTCTGTATCAACACAGGCGAGAAAAAGAGCACGCCTACCATGAAGGATTTCTCTGACGATGACGTGTCGATGAAGAACAGACGTTTCGCTTTCTATAACGACCAGTTCTATTTCAAGACAACCGAAGAGATGAGCGCACTCTTCCATGATCTGCCACAGGCGATAGATAATACCAACGAGATCGTGGATAAAGTGGAACTGCTGGACCTGAAGCGGGATATCCTCCTGCCCAACTTCCCTATTCCACCGCCTTTCCTGACACAGGACCAGTACCTGCGTCACCTCACTATGGAAGGCGCCCACAAAAAGTATACGGAAGTTACACCTGAAGTAGAAGAACGTCTGAACTTCGAACTGCAGGTAATTGAGAACATGGGATTCGCGGGTTACTTCCTGATCGTATCCGACTTTATCAAGGCCGGACGTGACCTGGGGGTATTCATCGGCCCCGGCCGTGGATCTGCTGCCGGTTCTGCGGTGGCGTACTGTATAGGGATCACGAATATTGACCCTATCAAGTATAATCTCCTGTTCGAGCGTTTCCTGAACCCGGAACGTAAGAGCATGCCCGATATTGATACGGACTTCGACGATGAGGGCCGCCAGAAGGTAATTGACTATGTGGTGCAGAAATATGGTAAGAACCAGGTAGCCCAGATCATTACCTACGGTACCATGGCCGCCAAGATGAGTATCAAGGACGTGGCCCGTGTAATGGACCTGCCGCTGGCAGAATCCAACATGCTGGCCAAAATGGTGCCCGATAAGCCCGGCATCCAGCTGGACCGTATATTCAACGCTCCGATCGATGAAGGGGAAAAGAGCCTGGCCGAAAAAGAGGGCCTGGGCCCTGAAGACCTGGAAAACGTGAAGCGCCTGCGCGAGCTGATCAAAGGACAGGACCTGCAGGGAGAAGTGCTCAGAGAGGCCTGCGTACTGGAAGGATCCGTACGTAATACGGGTATCCATGCGGCAGGTATCATCATTGCACCGAAAGACCTCTACGACCTGATCCCGGTATCTACCGCCAAAGACTCCGACCTGCTGGTAACGCAGTTTGAAGGTAGTATCATTGAGAGCGCCGGTGTAATCAAGATGGACTTCCTGGGTCTGAAGACCCTCACCATCATCAAGGGCGCTCTGGAACTCATCAAGGCCAATCACGGGATAGAGATCAGTATTGACGACATCCCGCTGGATGACGCCAAAACATATGAACTGTACCAGAAAGGCGAAACCAACGCCACGTTCCAGTTCGAGTCTGCCGGTATGCAGAAATACCTCCGCGAGCTGAAACCTGACCGTTTTGACGACCTTATTGCGATGAACGCCCTGTACCGTCCGGGACCGCTGGAGTACATTCCATTGTTCATCCGTCGTAAACACGGGCTGGAAGAAACCGTATACGACCTGCCCGAAATGGAGGAATACCTGAACGATACCTACGGTATTACGGTATACCAGGAGCAGGTAATGCTACTGAGCCAGAAACTGGCCAACTTCTCCAAAGGAGATGCGGACGTACTCCGTAAAGCCATGGGTAAGAAGCAGAAGGCCGTACTGGACAAAATGAAGAAACAATTCATGGAGGGTTGTGCGGCCAACGGGCACGACCTGAAAGTATGCGATAAAGTATGGACAGACTGGGAAGCATTTGCGTCCTACGCGTTCAACAAATCCCACTCCACCTGTTATGCCTTCGTGGCCTACCAGACCGCTTACCTGAAAGCCCACTACCCTGCGGAATATATGGCGGCGGTACTGAACAACGCCAGCAACATTGAAAAGATCACCTTCTTCATGGAAGAGGCAAAACGCATGGGAATAGACGTATTGCCGCCGGATGTGAACGAGTCTTTCAAAGGTTTCGCGGTGAACAAACAGGGCGCGATCCGTTTTGGCCTGGCTGGTCTGAAAGGTGTGGGTGAAGCTGCGGTGGAAAATATCCTGGAAGAAAGACAAAAGGGAGGTGCATACAAGAACATCTTTGAGATGATCAAACGTGTGAACCAGCGTGCGGTGAACAAGAAATCGCTGGAGGCCCTGGCCATGTCGGGCGCCTTTGACTGTTTCCCCGAACTGCACCGTGCCCAGTACTTCCATAAACCTGAAAATGATACTACTACCGGCCTGGACAAGATCGTGAAATTCGGTCAGCAGGTATCTGCCGGAGCAGCCACTTCCATGAGCAGCCTCTTTGGTGCGGAAGATATGCCCGACATTGAACCGCCCAAGATCCCACCCTGCGATCCATGGCCGCTTATCCTGAAACTGAACAACGAACGTGAGGTGACCGGTATCTATATCTCCGGCCATCCGCTGGACGATTACCGTTTCGAAAGCCGGCACTACCATATGAATACGGTACAGGAACTGGTTGAATACCAGGCCGACCTGGTAACGCCAGGTAACGCCCGCGCCGGCCGTGAACGTAATTTCCGCCTGGCTGTCTATGTGACGGGCGCGCAGGAAAGGATATCCCGGAATAACCGCCAGTTTGGCATAATGACGATCGAAGATTACACAGGCAAGTTTGAATTTGCCCTGTGGAGTGAAGACTTCATCCGTTTCGCCCCCTACCTCAAAACGGGCCTCTGCCTGTTTATTAACGGTGGTTTCAAGGCCAAGCGCTTCAATGATGCGGAATACGAGTTCAAGGTAAACGGTATACAGCTGTTACAGGAGGTGAAGAAAACGCATACCAAGAAGGTGACCCTCGTTACCATGCCTAAATTCATCACCCGGGAGCTGGTAGACTTCCTGGTAGACAATATTGCCAAATATCCGGGCGCCAGTGAGCTCTTCCTGCAACTCATTGATCGTGATGATCAAATGACGGTCAAGCTGCATACTTTCAATAAACATATTGAGATGAACGATGAACTGGCGCACTTCTTGTCTAAACAACCAGATATCGATGTGTATATAGATACAATCAATAAGTAA
- a CDS encoding oligosaccharide flippase family protein, producing the protein MGVVRTKSLISSLYTYFGFILGAINIYLMTKYFAPAENGLTRTLFEISTLMTSVACLGIPTLVARYYPYYKALPQKKMDLLTLAFTLGGIGVLIVFAASYFLEPLIIRKFSGKSPLLVEYFYISYPLVFFFLGFQIMEVHAWNQHKTILSNFMKEVVFRVFHSVIVLAFIFGLIRFHTFMNFFACTYAVTFSGLFFYFWYKKQLPLGRLPSQVTKDLGKQMLRFTAFIFASNVITIISLTIDSILISSFKGLEFAAVFTLATYICTVIDVPQRSMISIGVPIIAQSWKDNDMANIANVYTKSSINLLIFSSFIFSMIWLNLDDAFDFLNLPAIYHEGKPLVLILGITKIIELGTGLNSQVISTSPRWRFELQSHLILLALTLPLNYYFVKTYGIMGAGVAQLISLTIYNGIRYIFLLKNYNMQPFTRKTLYSVILTLSLYFIVSRLINISVPLLNMIVRTLVFGSIYGFLVIRLNLSEDITILYKKGISLVGSKIGRR; encoded by the coding sequence ATGGGTGTTGTAAGGACCAAGAGCCTCATTTCTTCGCTTTATACATATTTTGGATTCATTCTGGGTGCGATCAACATCTACCTGATGACAAAATACTTCGCGCCCGCAGAAAATGGCCTTACCCGTACCCTTTTCGAGATCTCCACCCTGATGACCAGCGTTGCCTGCCTGGGCATTCCGACCCTGGTAGCCCGCTATTATCCCTATTATAAAGCACTGCCGCAAAAGAAAATGGATCTGCTCACCCTTGCTTTCACCCTGGGAGGCATAGGCGTACTGATCGTATTTGCAGCTTCCTACTTCCTGGAACCGCTGATCATCCGCAAGTTCTCGGGCAAATCGCCTTTGCTGGTGGAATATTTCTATATCAGCTACCCGCTTGTCTTTTTTTTCCTGGGCTTCCAGATCATGGAAGTGCATGCATGGAACCAGCATAAGACCATTCTTTCCAACTTCATGAAGGAGGTCGTATTCCGCGTGTTTCACTCTGTTATAGTGCTGGCCTTCATCTTCGGCCTGATCCGCTTCCATACCTTCATGAACTTCTTCGCATGTACATATGCTGTAACATTCTCCGGATTATTCTTTTACTTCTGGTATAAGAAACAATTACCCCTGGGCAGACTTCCCAGCCAGGTCACCAAAGACCTGGGCAAACAGATGCTGCGTTTTACCGCATTTATCTTTGCGAGCAATGTGATCACCATCATCAGCCTGACCATTGATTCTATTCTCATCTCGAGTTTCAAGGGGCTGGAATTCGCCGCCGTGTTTACACTGGCTACTTATATCTGTACGGTAATAGATGTACCTCAAAGAAGTATGATCAGTATAGGAGTGCCTATCATCGCTCAATCGTGGAAGGACAATGATATGGCCAACATTGCCAATGTCTACACGAAATCGTCAATCAATCTGCTGATCTTTTCTTCCTTTATATTCTCTATGATCTGGCTGAACCTGGACGATGCCTTTGATTTCCTCAACCTGCCGGCCATCTACCATGAGGGAAAACCGCTGGTACTTATATTAGGCATTACGAAGATCATTGAACTCGGCACGGGATTAAACTCGCAGGTGATCTCCACGTCTCCCCGCTGGCGTTTCGAATTGCAGTCGCACCTTATTCTGCTGGCCTTAACATTGCCGCTGAACTATTATTTTGTAAAAACATATGGTATTATGGGAGCAGGTGTTGCACAGCTGATATCCCTGACTATCTACAATGGCATCCGTTACATCTTCCTGCTGAAGAACTATAATATGCAGCCGTTTACCAGGAAAACGCTGTATTCAGTTATACTGACGCTTTCGCTGTACTTTATTGTAAGCCGGCTGATCAATATCTCTGTACCTCTCCTGAATATGATTGTCCGGACATTGGTATTTGGCAGCATTTACGGATTTTTGGTGATCAGGCTGAACCTCTCAGAAGATATTACCATCCTGTATAAAAAAGGCATCTCGCTTGTTGGCAGCAAGATAGGAAGACGATAA
- the trxA gene encoding thioredoxin, whose amino-acid sequence MALEFTDSNFQTEVLSSDKLSVIDFWAEWCGPCRAIGPVIEELSKDYAGKVNVGKVNVDQNPQLSINYGITSIPAILFIKDGQVVDKQVGAAPRSVLEKKIQSNL is encoded by the coding sequence ATGGCATTAGAATTCACAGATTCGAACTTCCAGACGGAAGTATTGAGCTCCGATAAATTGAGTGTAATTGACTTCTGGGCAGAGTGGTGTGGTCCTTGTCGCGCTATCGGTCCGGTAATCGAGGAACTCTCAAAAGACTATGCGGGTAAGGTTAACGTGGGTAAAGTAAACGTAGACCAGAACCCTCAGTTGTCTATCAACTACGGTATCACCAGCATTCCTGCTATCCTGTTCATCAAAGATGGTCAGGTAGTTGACAAACAGGTAGGTGCTGCTCCAAGATCTGTTCTGGAAAAGAAGATCCAGTCCAACCTCTAA
- a CDS encoding glycosyltransferase family 2 protein encodes MLNELISVVIPCYNDGAYLHEAIASIRRQDYPNYEIIVVNDGSTDAATLKVLDEVVAPDVQVLHKENGRMASARNYGIRHAKGKIIAALDSDDYFGDTFFKKAVAILDANKEVGVVTSYIQLFGAEKLVSKPRGGTAVNFLFGNQCPACAIYRRECWEDIGGFDEAMKLGYEDWEFYIRVTRQGWKIEVIPERLLFYRQTKKSTYRNDTRPNVVELVDYIVNKHQDWYLDMIKQLIVRREVIYTESRISYQNIFKMLKNRLLGKYK; translated from the coding sequence ATGTTGAATGAGCTGATCTCTGTCGTAATTCCGTGTTATAATGATGGCGCCTACCTGCATGAAGCAATTGCTTCTATCCGCAGGCAGGATTATCCCAATTATGAGATCATTGTGGTCAATGACGGCTCTACTGATGCAGCTACTTTAAAAGTGCTGGATGAAGTGGTGGCCCCGGATGTGCAGGTGCTGCACAAAGAGAACGGCAGGATGGCCTCCGCAAGGAACTATGGTATCAGGCATGCAAAAGGAAAGATCATTGCTGCATTGGATTCGGACGACTACTTTGGCGATACCTTTTTTAAGAAAGCAGTGGCCATACTGGATGCCAACAAGGAAGTAGGTGTTGTGACCTCCTATATCCAGTTGTTTGGCGCTGAAAAGCTGGTATCCAAACCAAGGGGCGGAACAGCGGTTAATTTTCTTTTCGGCAATCAATGCCCCGCATGTGCCATATACAGAAGAGAATGCTGGGAAGATATCGGCGGCTTCGATGAGGCTATGAAACTGGGATATGAGGACTGGGAGTTTTATATCCGCGTAACCCGCCAGGGATGGAAGATAGAAGTGATCCCCGAAAGACTGCTGTTCTACAGGCAAACAAAGAAATCGACCTACCGTAATGATACCCGCCCGAATGTAGTGGAACTGGTGGATTACATTGTCAACAAACACCAGGATTGGTACCTGGATATGATCAAACAACTGATCGTACGTCGCGAGGTGATCTATACTGAAAGCAGGATCTCCTATCAGAACATTTTTAAAATGCTGAAGAACAGGCTGCTGGGCAAGTATAAATAG
- a CDS encoding glycosyltransferase family 2 protein yields the protein MLKRCLDSIRQQTFTDIEVIVTDDSPGDEVERLIDSYKDILPIRYKHNRPSLGTPENWNEAIRQAGGKYIKLIHHDDWLARPDALQKLYDALEAAPGSDFAYARALLVYDDGKEWLLPMKIEHLDRVRREPEYVMVVKPISTPSVTLFRHKFMYDNRMKWMVDIDGYIQELYRNPAIVCVNEPLVKVGIHADQVTQECEDNKEVDVKEHIQLLDKLRPGTLRKWLYYDYFWRLLRRYNIRSGAELTALAKGFPVHPALYRMAAFQSKLPASLWTKGIISKTGMFLCYLTSLLKK from the coding sequence ATGCTGAAACGCTGTCTAGACAGCATCCGCCAACAGACATTTACCGATATAGAAGTGATCGTAACGGACGATAGTCCGGGCGACGAAGTGGAGCGCCTCATCGATAGCTATAAAGACATTCTTCCCATCCGTTATAAACATAATCGTCCTTCACTCGGTACGCCGGAAAACTGGAACGAGGCCATCCGCCAGGCAGGAGGGAAGTACATTAAACTCATCCATCACGACGACTGGCTGGCAAGGCCCGACGCATTGCAAAAGCTGTATGATGCGCTGGAAGCCGCACCCGGGAGCGATTTTGCCTACGCAAGAGCGCTGCTGGTGTATGATGACGGCAAAGAATGGCTGCTTCCCATGAAGATTGAACACTTAGACCGTGTGCGCCGGGAACCTGAATATGTGATGGTTGTAAAACCGATCTCCACGCCCAGTGTTACGCTGTTCAGGCATAAATTCATGTACGACAACCGCATGAAGTGGATGGTGGACATTGATGGTTATATCCAGGAGCTTTACCGGAATCCTGCCATCGTATGCGTAAATGAACCACTCGTGAAAGTAGGTATCCATGCCGATCAGGTGACGCAGGAATGCGAAGACAATAAGGAAGTAGATGTGAAGGAACATATCCAGCTGCTGGATAAGCTGCGCCCCGGAACATTGAGAAAGTGGTTATATTATGATTATTTCTGGCGATTATTACGGCGCTACAATATTCGCAGCGGCGCGGAACTGACCGCCCTGGCAAAGGGTTTCCCGGTACATCCTGCACTTTACCGCATGGCTGCCTTCCAGTCAAAACTGCCGGCTTCTTTGTGGACAAAGGGCATTATTTCAAAAACTGGCATGTTTCTTTGTTATCTGACATCACTATTAAAAAAATAA
- a CDS encoding gliding motility-associated C-terminal domain-containing protein yields MRAFLLSGCILVISLLSMPVLAQQASFTAPDTVCVNEQVNVTNTSTGGSSYYWNFCAGNLFQDPAGVNLGNPGNAFSIPTFLDMAKEGNDYYVFVTNNSRSIVRMYFGNSLLNTPVVTNLGNVGGNLPPQTEGLQIIQDADGWHIIVVGGGLVSSPEIAKLDFGSSLNNTPTCTNWGNIGTLAFPVDLYMFQDGGTWHGLTVNADNSTVTRFDFGTSFNSPPTGTNLGNLGNLNFPTGIYTVKDNGNWYVFITNGNNNTITRLDFGNSLLNTPVATNMGNPGGLLNVPRDISIVRDCGGIFGVVVNGDGNDVLKLEFEGGSITGNITATSYGNVGGLDYPHSLSTVFRIKDDLYTFVASARNSTVARLKFSSCTNSSIPSSTLVNPPSFTYDKPGTYTVNMIMDEGLPSQQTTCRNIVVVAPPVVDLGPDVTTCNGLPVLLNAGPGFSSYKWSDNSGGNTLTVNTSGTYSVVVTNGGSCTATDNVLVNISPAMDATFNTTMIDCRNSTGSIVVSPSGGTPPFTYTLNGTDKGAQNNFTQLIAGTYTIDIKDNLGCSISRQVTINTMPPPVVDLGLDVTTCNGTPVLLNAGAGFSAYKWSDNSTGNSLVVNTSGTYSVEVTDVNGCIATDDVVVNISPVLDATFNITMIDCRNQTGSIVVTASGGIAPFTYTLNGIDRGSQNSFTQLIAGTYTIGIKDNLGCTITRQAQVGVDQANMIDFSAAAQSPSCDGVADGAIRMTVVSGQPPFEFAIDNQPYRAATTFNNLGAGTYKIYGRNNYCLDSTTITLTAPTAIDLAITPIDETCTRGNGELTINANGGATPYTYAVNGVPTSFTHLTGLSAGNYNVMVTDANGCLSSSDAELKDIDIPAVTITNNDTTISLGDQVQLHAINAPDYAWTPVEGLSCVDCASPVAQPMQRTTYVVTTVTGLNCIKEDRVTIYVDTRRYLFVPTAFTPNKDGVNDVLRVRAGGVAVFRMSVYNRWGNLIFSSSDLRKGWDGTYQKELQPNGVFVYMIEYAYYGAEDKLYLQKGTVTLIR; encoded by the coding sequence ATGAGAGCATTCTTACTGTCAGGCTGTATTTTAGTTATCTCGTTATTAAGTATGCCGGTACTGGCGCAACAGGCCAGTTTTACAGCACCGGATACGGTTTGTGTGAATGAACAGGTAAATGTGACCAATACTTCCACCGGCGGAAGTTCCTATTATTGGAACTTTTGCGCAGGTAACCTGTTCCAGGACCCCGCGGGCGTTAACCTTGGTAATCCGGGCAACGCTTTCAGCATCCCGACATTCCTGGATATGGCGAAGGAAGGGAACGACTATTACGTATTCGTTACTAATAATAGCCGTTCTATTGTACGTATGTACTTCGGCAATAGCCTGCTGAATACACCAGTTGTTACTAACCTTGGCAATGTAGGCGGCAATCTGCCGCCACAGACAGAGGGCTTACAGATCATACAGGATGCAGATGGCTGGCATATCATCGTTGTTGGTGGAGGGTTGGTCAGCAGTCCCGAGATCGCAAAACTGGACTTTGGCTCAAGCCTGAACAATACGCCCACCTGTACGAACTGGGGCAATATCGGTACCCTTGCCTTTCCCGTGGATCTGTACATGTTCCAGGACGGAGGTACCTGGCATGGGCTCACAGTCAATGCCGACAACAGCACGGTTACCCGTTTTGATTTCGGTACTTCCTTTAACAGTCCGCCAACAGGAACCAACCTGGGGAACCTGGGCAATCTGAATTTTCCCACCGGCATTTATACCGTGAAGGATAACGGTAACTGGTATGTGTTCATTACCAATGGCAACAACAATACTATTACCCGCCTTGATTTCGGCAATTCATTGCTGAATACACCAGTAGCCACCAATATGGGCAATCCCGGCGGCCTCCTGAATGTTCCCCGCGATATCAGCATCGTAAGGGATTGTGGTGGCATATTCGGTGTTGTGGTCAATGGAGATGGAAATGACGTGCTGAAACTGGAGTTTGAAGGTGGTAGTATCACTGGCAATATTACAGCAACATCATATGGTAATGTTGGCGGTCTTGATTATCCGCATTCATTGTCTACCGTCTTTAGAATAAAGGACGACCTGTACACCTTTGTGGCCAGTGCCCGGAACAGTACTGTTGCCCGGCTGAAATTCAGCAGCTGTACCAACAGTAGTATACCATCATCCACACTGGTTAATCCACCGTCCTTCACTTACGATAAACCAGGTACATATACCGTCAATATGATCATGGACGAAGGACTTCCGAGTCAGCAAACCACCTGCCGGAACATTGTGGTGGTAGCGCCTCCCGTGGTAGACCTCGGCCCGGATGTTACTACCTGTAATGGTTTGCCGGTATTACTGAACGCTGGTCCCGGCTTCAGTTCTTACAAATGGTCTGACAACAGTGGCGGCAATACCCTCACAGTTAATACAAGTGGTACCTATAGCGTCGTAGTAACGAATGGCGGAAGCTGTACGGCTACGGATAATGTGTTGGTGAATATAAGTCCGGCAATGGACGCCACGTTCAATACTACCATGATCGATTGCCGGAACAGTACGGGCAGCATTGTGGTGAGCCCCAGCGGTGGCACTCCGCCATTCACCTATACACTGAATGGGACAGACAAAGGAGCACAGAACAATTTTACCCAACTGATAGCAGGTACATATACCATTGATATAAAGGATAACCTGGGTTGTAGTATCAGCAGACAGGTAACCATCAATACAATGCCGCCCCCCGTGGTAGACCTGGGATTGGATGTGACCACCTGTAATGGTACGCCGGTCCTTTTGAATGCCGGAGCAGGGTTCAGCGCCTATAAATGGTCTGACAACAGTACGGGCAATAGTCTTGTTGTAAATACCAGCGGTACTTACAGCGTGGAAGTAACAGACGTTAACGGTTGCATAGCAACGGATGATGTAGTTGTCAATATCAGCCCCGTATTGGATGCTACGTTCAATATAACAATGATCGACTGCCGGAACCAGACAGGGAGCATTGTAGTGACGGCCAGCGGAGGTATTGCACCGTTCACGTATACACTGAATGGTATAGACAGGGGATCACAAAACAGTTTCACACAGCTGATTGCAGGTACTTATACGATCGGCATAAAAGATAACCTGGGTTGTACAATCACAAGGCAGGCACAGGTCGGTGTAGATCAGGCCAACATGATCGATTTTTCCGCGGCTGCGCAATCGCCCAGTTGTGACGGTGTTGCCGATGGAGCGATACGAATGACGGTGGTATCAGGACAGCCGCCTTTTGAATTTGCGATTGATAATCAGCCATACCGGGCTGCTACCACCTTCAATAATCTTGGCGCGGGCACTTATAAGATCTATGGCCGTAACAACTATTGCCTGGATAGTACCACTATCACACTCACAGCTCCTACTGCCATTGACCTGGCAATCACACCTATTGATGAAACCTGCACCAGGGGCAACGGAGAGCTGACCATAAATGCAAATGGAGGGGCTACACCATATACCTACGCCGTCAATGGCGTACCAACATCATTTACGCATCTGACGGGGCTCTCAGCAGGCAACTATAATGTTATGGTAACTGATGCCAATGGGTGCCTTAGCAGCAGCGATGCAGAACTGAAGGATATTGATATACCTGCAGTAACCATCACCAACAACGATACAACTATCAGCCTGGGTGACCAGGTGCAGTTGCACGCCATCAATGCACCGGACTACGCCTGGACGCCTGTGGAAGGATTGAGCTGTGTGGATTGCGCGTCGCCCGTTGCTCAGCCGATGCAGCGGACCACATATGTAGTAACTACTGTTACAGGTCTTAACTGTATAAAAGAAGACAGGGTAACGATCTATGTGGATACCCGGCGATACCTGTTCGTTCCTACCGCCTTTACGCCTAACAAAGACGGAGTGAACGATGTATTACGGGTAAGGGCAGGAGGTGTAGCTGTTTTCAGAATGTCTGTCTACAATCGCTGGGGGAATCTGATCTTTAGCTCGAGCGATCTCCGTAAAGGCTGGGACGGTACTTACCAAAAGGAACTGCAGCCAAATGGAGTTTTTGTGTATATGATCGAGTATGCCTATTATGGAGCGGAAGATAAATTGTATTTACAGAAAGGAACAGTAACCCTGATCAGGTAA
- a CDS encoding C40 family peptidase → MIGNKSILWMMAMFCVLGLAACSSTKQGTTKRTGSNGRGNVEFLDGLSINGNNYTAKSKSTLKFTASSPSIENAPLWQFKYAQLLDVRVESVLNTNLFAFIEEWWGTPYVYGGKNRNGVDCSGFANNLLVGVFRLNSSGSSAQLYEKARKLSRSEMREGDLVFFKTDGKSISHVGVYLNNNKFVHASTSLGVTISDLSETYWARYYAGSGRIE, encoded by the coding sequence ATGATCGGCAACAAAAGTATTTTATGGATGATGGCTATGTTTTGCGTGTTGGGACTCGCTGCCTGCTCTTCCACAAAACAGGGAACAACAAAAAGAACGGGCAGTAATGGGCGTGGCAATGTGGAATTCCTGGACGGTCTATCCATTAATGGAAATAATTATACGGCCAAAAGTAAAAGCACATTGAAATTCACCGCTTCAAGTCCGTCGATAGAAAATGCGCCGCTCTGGCAGTTCAAATATGCCCAATTGCTGGACGTTCGTGTAGAAAGCGTGTTGAATACCAACCTCTTTGCATTTATTGAAGAATGGTGGGGAACGCCTTATGTATACGGCGGCAAAAACAGGAATGGCGTAGATTGTTCCGGTTTTGCCAATAACCTGCTGGTAGGGGTTTTCCGCCTGAATAGCTCAGGTAGCTCAGCGCAATTATATGAAAAGGCCCGAAAATTGAGTAGATCAGAAATGAGGGAAGGTGACCTGGTTTTTTTCAAAACTGATGGAAAATCAATCTCTCATGTGGGTGTATACCTGAATAATAATAAATTTGTGCACGCTTCAACAAGCCTCGGTGTCACCATCAGTGATCTTAGCGAGACTTATTGGGCAAGATATTATGCCGGGAGTGGCAGAATAGAGTAA